GTGTTCTTTATGAGAAGAGTTGATTATAGAGTATATCTTCTATTTATATAAACTTGTATTGTCATTGTTTAATCTTCCATAGATGAACATACACATAATAAATACTATGCTTAATCTCGCTGGTCCATTACACTAAACTATTGGTGTGGCTGCACAGAGAAAGCGAGAGGGAAGAGAAGCTATAGCAACAAATAATCGTGTCTCCATTTTTGATGTTTCAAGAGAGGAGAAGGTCAAGAAACGCGTCAATTGGGCAATGGCAATCACTACTTCCGCCACTATGGAAGGTGCGTAGTCAAAGATAGACGGCCGTCCAATATCCAATCCTCGATATGACTAAAATACCCCTCCCGACTTCCAAACGTGTAAGTGTACAGGTCAACTTCGAACACGCAAAATGACTAAAATACCCCCCATCCTGAGGAAGCACGTAAGCAACGTGGGAACAGAGATGAGCTGTTTTCTTTTGTGGGTCCCTTCTCCTCGCAAGCACGGGGAAGCGTTGACCACCGCGTACGCAAGCGAATATACCCGGAGATGCCTTCGCCCCCGCGAGTCCCGACGCCAATTAATACCTCCCTCCTCCCACCTTCGACTTCCACTGCTCTCCCCTCTCCGGCTGTCTGCAACCTGACCTGGgcttcatctcctcctcctcctccccctcctcttacGGAGAAGGTCGTTGAACGTCTCCCACGTACGTCCCTTGCTGACACTCTTGTGTCCAGATGTACTCCATGCAGAGAGTCTTTTCTGATGATTTTAGTCAAGTTAAATCGCATGGAGTTTTGATCACCATTTCATGATCTTAGTTTATGTCTGTTTTGTGGCTTTAtgacctctctccctctcttttgtgtttttgagtagtcaacgATGGTGCCATGACGAGAATATTCCTATTCGTTGTTTCTGGATTCTACCTTTTGAGGAGGAATCCCTGACCCTTCGACCGCCCAACTTTGTGGTTCTCCTCTTCTACATGCTTTTTCCCTTCAAAGGGTGTTGTTACGGTGTCTGTGACGGGATGTTGGGAACTCTTTCTGCTTGTCTTTCTGGCTCGTGTCTGCTGTGTTGATTTGATTTCTGAAACAGAGAGGAATTTTCTGAAGGATTTCATTATGATTTCATTATGAATTCTACGCCATTTAGGAATCGTTTTGTACTGATGCGACGTGCTACCACTACTTGCAGTTGCATGTGTTGAGAAGGAAGTAGGAAGGAGGACGAAGCGCGGCAACAATGGCAGGAGATCAGCTCCAAGTCCTCAATGCTCTGGATGTCGCCAAGACGCAGTGGTACCACTTCACGGCCATAGTCATCGCCGGCATGGGCTTCTTCACCGACGCCTACGACCTCTTCTGCATCTCCCTCGTCACCAAGCTCCTCGGTCGCATCTACTACTTCGACCCCAGCTCGGCGTCGCCCGGGACGCTCCCGCCCAACGTGGCTGCCGCTGTGAATGGTGTCGCCTTCTGCGGCACCCTCACCGGCCAGCTCTTCTTTGGGTGGCTCGGTGATAAGCTCGGCCGCAAGAAGGTCTACGGCATGACCCTCATGCTCATGGTCATCTGCTCCGTCGCCTCCGGCCTCTCCTTCGGCCACACCGCCAAGGGCGTCGTGGCCACGCTCTGCTTCTTCCGCTTCTGGCTCGGCTTTGGCATCGGCGGCGACTACCCGCTTTCCGCCACCATCATGTCGGAGTACGCCAACAAGAAGACCCGCGGCGCGTTCATCGCCGCCGTCTTCGCCATGCAGGGCTTCGGCATCCTCGCCGGCGGGATCGTCGCCATCGTGGTCTCTGCCGCTTTTAAGAACCACTTTGATGCGCCGACCTACGCCGTTGACCCTGCCGGCTCCACCGTGCCGGAGGCCGACTACATCTGGCGCATCATCCTCATGCTCGGTGCGGCGCCGGCGGCCCTGACATACTACTGGCGGATGAAGATGCCCGAGACCGCGCGATACACCGCCCTGGTCGCCAAGAACGCGAAGCAGGCGGCCGCGGACATGTCGAAGGTCCTCCAGGTGGAGATCTTGGAGGAGCAGGAGAAGGTCGAGCAGCTGACCATGAAGGAGGCCAACAGCTTCGGCCTCTTCTCCAGGGAGTTCGCCCGCCGGCACGGCGTCCACCTCGTCGGCACCACCACCACCTGGTTCCTCCTCGACATCGCCTTCTACAGCCAGAATCTCTTCCAGAAGGACATCTTCAGCGCCATCGGGTGGATCCCCAAGGCGGCCACCATGAACGCCATCGAGGAGGTGTTCCGGATCGCCCGGGCGCAGACGCTCATCGCGCTCTGCGGCACCGTGCCGGGCTACTGGTTCACCGTCGCCTTCATCGACACCATGGGCCGGTTCGCCATCCAGCTCATGGGCTTCTTCTTCATGACCGTGTTCATGCTCGGCCTCGCCATCCCCTACCATCACTGGACCACCTCGGGCAACCACATCGGCTTCGTCGTCATGTACGGGTTCACCTTCTTCTTCGCCAACTTCGGGCCCAACAGCACCACCTTCATCGTGCCGGCGGAGATCTTCCCGGCGCGGCTGCGGTCCACATGCCACGGCATCTCGGCAGCCGCGGGCAAGGCCGGGGCCATCGTGGGCGCCTTCGGATTCCTGTACGCGGCGCAGAGCCGGGATCCGACGAAGCGGGACAAGGGGTACCCTGCCGGCATCGGCGTCCGCAACGCGCTCTTCGTGCTCGCGGCATCCAATCTTGTGGGCCTTATCTTTACCTTCCTGGTGCCCGAGTCGAAGGGCAAATCGCTGGAGGAAATGTCCGGCGAGAACGAAGAGGAGCAGGACACCTCCTCCCCTGCTCCTTACGGCAGGACAGTCCCTGTTTAGCGTTAACCTCCGTCCTCGGTCGACCTGCGCTTCGTTAAGCACACCCCAATCTGGTGATCCAATCTTGTGGTACTCTCATACATGTATGCAAACATATTCAGTGGCAAAAAGGTTCTATTGTTTGGAATTATGGACTTCAATGGTAACAATCgacggaggaagaagaagaagaaacatgtaTTAATGGTATTGATTCAACCTTTAATGCTATAATCGAATCCATCACGATGAATCATGCAGTAAGATACTGCAATCTATATCCAATTAGCTCAGTAGCACATGGTTTGTGCATTATAGTATCAGCATCAGTACCGGAAGAGTTGACTGCTGGATAATCTCACTAGTATTCATACTTTGCGGATGTTGGTTGGGTagaattaatttcattttcatgaattcttataaactatgaaaacctatgataaataattatgactatgaaattaataatagATTTAATACTAATATCTATTAGACGGTGTATCAAAACCTTAATCTTAAGTATTAAAATTTATCAGATAAGATCTCTAGTAATTAAATATGACACATCtcctcaaaataaatatttttataataaattagtttATTCATTTCTTGGTGAATTATAGATTTTGAATAAGTTtcttatttttaatcttttttttaatacAGATCTGACTTTTGAGATGGCTCATCAGTTGACTTTGTGAAAACAACACCTTTTTTGAATTGGGTTTTGACTTTTGCTCCATTTCTCATTAGGCTACTCCTATGTTTGATTTGATACGACGACAATGATCAATGATTAAATTATCATTATTAGGTAACGAATGATCCATTTTTGACTGTTTAAGATGAGAGTGATGTTtcagtattcttcttttcttcgttAGTTATCCTCATGTAATCCATCACTTGTACTTTTCATAATTATGGCAGGAATACTGCTTCTTATTTTATTTCTGTGTGCTAAATGATAGAGAGATAAGCATAAGATAAAAGAAGACTACTTTGATGAGATCGGAGAAAAGACTCTTCTCATAAAGATCTTATCTTAAAGTCTTGTTGAAAAGAAGTTCCATTTATACATCTATGCTTACGATAGGGGTAAAAATAGATTTGACGTAACACCCCACGACGTCAGCCACCCCTGGATGACACACTGTCCCAGGGCGCAAGCATTTAAACCAACAGGATGTACACCCACACTCGTcgtacccagacgacctcatcATCTGACCCCGCACGACCTGTCGAGGCAGGGGAAGGTGTCGACTGAAGCTCGCCTTTACCCTGCGGCAGcccggccttccacgcaacgcccacgactaCGACAGGcaccatcagaggtacggccctgctCCGACAtggtggcacatcaggtaacatcaaactcacctataaatacccccgggcTCCAAACGAAAAAAGGGGAAACACTTCTTCACTAGAAAACtccttccacatcatctaacttgatcgtcggaggggtcgggccgagctgccGACCcggcctgtgtgcaggtactcgaccgaagCCGTCCCCCACCCGGCGCCGCGGAACTTTCCAACCGGATCCCCCGCGATCAGTTACGACAAGAGCCAGAGAGGAGCTACGctcgatccccgccattcggacccctgaaccaacCGCGTCGACCCCGATATCACGACtacaaaagttacttaccgtaacacttACTACAAGTTATAGCTACATATCATGGAACTAACTACAACTTGTTATTGGTTCTGTGCCCATATTCTCTCTTTATTTCTGAGTGTTGTTGGCTTGTGGGATGATAAACTTCTTGAGGAGATTAAAGGTTTCCAcaacaataaatattttcttcaaacaaaatttaagaatatatatatatatatatatatatatatatatatatcttttaagcTTAATTAGTTTGATCTATTTATTGTGTGAGGGGGCAAATAACAGCAACCTCACCAGACTCTTAAGTGCAAATGAGAATCTTAAAGCTGCCCATTGGTGATGTCTTTAACCAGATTCCCAAGAAAAGCTGAAGGAAAAGATCAGTAAATTCACAATAAACCAAGTaattaatttcaaatatatgAAACTATTCATCAATTTAATTCAAATAAAGGTTGATCTTTTTAATGAATTCAGCTACCTTTGCCAACAATTTATGCCTGTGAAGCCCACACCCATTAAATCCGTTATAAACTATACTGAAGTGTTTGTAACAGTCCGTTATTCCAACGCTTGTGGTCGCTGCTCCCCTTATGCGATCCGTTATAAACGCCGGAAAGCGATTTGGGTGTCCGTTATAATCAACCTTCCGTTTGTAGCGGATATCGGGATGCCCACCGAATCTAATCCAAGAATCTTGTCTCCCGTTGCATCGTGGTGGCGCGCCCGTTGTTGGGATCCAGTGTCATCGTCTCACCTTCCGCGACCCTCGGATTTCCCCCCTCGGAAAGGGAAAGGTGAGGTGAGGCATCGCTTGGTGGGTGAGCCGACGCTTAGCTACCGGACACTGACTTCCTTGTCGCCACCAAACTCCCTCCTCTCCTTCATTGTCTATCGTCACGAGTGGCTTGCCCACTGTCCGACGCTCAATACTCTCTCAGCCTCACAAAGTAGCAAAGCTGTTCTCTTCGGCAAGATCGTGAATCCTCTTCGGTTGGTTCGTTGATATTCATGTATTTTGATGTTTCCTCTTTTCCTCTGCTTGTGTACTATATTCTCGCACCTCGTCGATTTGTTCCTCACCGAAAGATTACAGTTCTTGGTCTACGTGATGTGTTTTCTGACGCGGGTTGGTGACGGAATTTGATGCTTTTCGTTTCGCTGTTGTTTCGTGGCATAAAGTTCTTTGCTTGTGAATCTCGAAAGTTATGGGAGTTTTGGTGAAAAGGAAACATATGGGTTTTAGATAGATTACTTAATAGAATAGGTTGAGTATATCGTTTGCTTTTCTTGAATTATCTTGATTTAAGGGTACTGCTTTGTTGCCGACCCCCGAATAGTTGGGATGCTgcggcttgttgttgttgttgatgttaTTTGGTT
The DNA window shown above is from Musa acuminata AAA Group cultivar baxijiao chromosome BXJ2-4, Cavendish_Baxijiao_AAA, whole genome shotgun sequence and carries:
- the LOC135611234 gene encoding probable inorganic phosphate transporter 1-8, translated to MAGDQLQVLNALDVAKTQWYHFTAIVIAGMGFFTDAYDLFCISLVTKLLGRIYYFDPSSASPGTLPPNVAAAVNGVAFCGTLTGQLFFGWLGDKLGRKKVYGMTLMLMVICSVASGLSFGHTAKGVVATLCFFRFWLGFGIGGDYPLSATIMSEYANKKTRGAFIAAVFAMQGFGILAGGIVAIVVSAAFKNHFDAPTYAVDPAGSTVPEADYIWRIILMLGAAPAALTYYWRMKMPETARYTALVAKNAKQAAADMSKVLQVEILEEQEKVEQLTMKEANSFGLFSREFARRHGVHLVGTTTTWFLLDIAFYSQNLFQKDIFSAIGWIPKAATMNAIEEVFRIARAQTLIALCGTVPGYWFTVAFIDTMGRFAIQLMGFFFMTVFMLGLAIPYHHWTTSGNHIGFVVMYGFTFFFANFGPNSTTFIVPAEIFPARLRSTCHGISAAAGKAGAIVGAFGFLYAAQSRDPTKRDKGYPAGIGVRNALFVLAASNLVGLIFTFLVPESKGKSLEEMSGENEEEQDTSSPAPYGRTVPV